Proteins from one Hyperolius riggenbachi isolate aHypRig1 chromosome 4, aHypRig1.pri, whole genome shotgun sequence genomic window:
- the LOC137571032 gene encoding uncharacterized protein has translation MVKDDLRKKDTTFRRAVTPQEQLLITLRYIATGQTYTSLHVTFRIGKSTVAGIVVRTSRILWTRLRARYMPVPDTMKWEEIAQGFWTECKFPNCVGALDGKHIRIQKPVGSGSHYFNYKKYFSIVLMAVADADYKFVYVDVGSYGSSNDSGIFQRTTLCRLMEEGRLRLPRDRPWPGTRAPAYPYVFVGDEAFALSDHVMRPYPDRGLDASQLHFNARLSRARRMVECTFGILVSKWRVFHTPMLLKPGNAVVVVKAACILHNFVRQEERETPEPPNVLPLMPLRRYATRPRVVSLRNRDQLRLYFTTPPGRG, from the exons atggtgaaggatgaccttaggaagaaggataccacgttcaggagagcagtcacaccacaagaacaactactcatcacactgag gtacatcgcaactggacaaacatatacatcgctacatgtcacatttcgtattgggaagagcacggtggcaggcatcgtcgtgaggacttcgaggatcctttggacgcgactgagggccagatacatgcctgtgccggacaccatgaaatgggaggagatcgcccagggcttctggaccgagtgcaagtttcctaattgtgttggcgcactggatgggaaacacatccggattcagaaacccgtggggagtggcagccattatttcaactataaaaaatacttcagcattgttctaatggcagtggcagatgcggactacaagtttgtgtacgtggatgtggggtcgtacggtagttccaatgactctggaattttccagcgtacgaccctttgccggctgatggaggaaggcagactgcgtctcccccgtgacagaccctggcctgggacaagggcaccggcctacccctatgtgtttgtgggggacgaggccttcgccctgtccgaccatgtaatgcgtccgtacccagacaggggacttgatgccagccagctacacttcaatgctcggttgagccgtgcaaggagaatggtggagtgcacatttgggatcctggtgtcaaagtggagggtgttccacacgcccatgctgctgaaaccgggcaacgcagttgtcgtggtgaaggcagcatgcatcctccacaactttgtgcggcaggaggaaagagagactccggaacccccgaatgtgcttccactaatgcccctgcggaggtatgcaaccaggccaagggtagtgtcactgcggaacagggaccaactgagactttattttaccacaccacctggacgagggtga